From Limisphaera ngatamarikiensis, one genomic window encodes:
- a CDS encoding PEP-CTERM sorting domain-containing protein translates to MKLRTLTCMTLFGLSNWLGAVPISITDPGVPYSQDFNSLAASGTGHSLLPVGWFIHETGSNADGLYRAGTGSSNIGDTYSFGEANSTDRALGGLRSGSLVPTFGAQFVNASSQVITAMTISYWGEQWRLGYEDRVDRLLFSYSLNATSLADGTWIRVPDLDFASPDVSDSGQKNGNDSDHRYQLTYTITGLFIQPGDGWWIRWEDYDAFGADDGLAVDDLVITFQTLGGPTTVPDGGSGFALMVTGILATVLCRPRARQLV, encoded by the coding sequence ATGAAACTGCGAACGCTGACCTGCATGACGTTGTTCGGGCTCTCGAACTGGTTGGGAGCTGTACCCATCTCGATCACCGATCCCGGTGTGCCTTACAGCCAGGACTTCAACTCCCTGGCGGCCTCTGGTACAGGCCACAGCTTACTTCCCGTTGGTTGGTTTATCCACGAAACCGGGTCGAATGCGGACGGACTTTATCGTGCAGGCACGGGCAGCTCAAACATCGGCGATACGTACAGTTTCGGTGAAGCCAACTCAACGGACCGTGCCCTGGGTGGGTTACGGAGTGGCAGTTTGGTCCCAACCTTTGGCGCGCAATTTGTGAACGCCAGCAGCCAGGTCATCACGGCCATGACCATCTCCTATTGGGGTGAGCAGTGGCGGCTGGGTTATGAGGACCGGGTGGACCGATTGCTGTTTTCTTATAGTTTGAATGCGACCTCCCTGGCCGACGGCACTTGGATCCGAGTTCCTGACCTCGACTTTGCCTCGCCGGACGTGTCGGACTCGGGACAGAAGAATGGTAACGATTCGGACCACAGGTATCAGCTCACGTACACGATTACCGGGCTTTTTATCCAGCCGGGCGACGGATGGTGGATCCGCTGGGAGGATTACGATGCCTTTGGCGCTGACGATGGGTTGGCGGTCGATGACCTGGTCATCACCTTTCAGACCTTGGGAGGGCCGACCACGGTTCCCGACGGCGGGTCGGGCTTTGCGTTGATGGTCACGGGCATCCTCGCGACCGTCCTGTGCCGTCCGCGGGCGCGGCAGTTGGTTTAA